A stretch of DNA from Terriglobia bacterium:
AGCACGAACGACTCCGCACCGGTAACCCGATGGCACTCGAGAACCTCAGGGCACGTCTTCGCCAGTTCGACAAAGTGCTGCAACTTATCGCCGGCAACATTCACGCGAATGAAGGCCGAGATGTTGTAGCCGCACGCCTTGGGATCGACCTCGGCCCGGTAGCCGCGAATGATCCCTGCATCTTCCATGTTGCGAACCCGTTCGGCGACCGCAGGCGTCGAAAGGCCAACCCTCCGGCCCAACTCGGCGAAAGGAAGACGCGCGTTCTCCTGTAACTCCTGGAGAATGTGCCACCCGATGTGGTCGAGCAAATGAGAGGCGGATCGCATACGCCTAGTTTGAGGGATGAGCTAACGGCAGGTCTAGTGCGGGAATCACAAATGGCAAGAACCACGGCCACGGAATACAATCTCATATGCGGCGACGTTTTCCTGCGGCAGGCCCATGTAGCGCTCGGTGTAGGTGGAGTCGTACAGGTGCCAGTCGGTGACGGGCGCGACGGAAACCCCGGCTTTGAATCGGTTACCGTGCGTCATGGCGTTCAAGGTCATGGTGCCGCCGAAACTCCATCCGCACCAGCCGAGTCGACTGGCGTCGAGTTGCGGAAACATTTGCAGCGCCTGGTCGAGCGACGTTAACTGGTCCTTCAATCCGATTTCGCCGAGATTGTGGAAGACGGCGAACTTTCGTCTGCGATTGCCTTGGTGGCAATGTACGGGTGGGGAGCAGGCGCGCCGAAAGTCTTATCTCTGCAGATACAGCAAATAGATTCGCGCCATCTGGGCCAATGCGATGAGGATGCCGAGCAGGAAGAAAATTGTGCGTGAGGTTTCGGCGGAGAAACCAGTAGGTAGGTTGACGCCGCCGCGACGTGCGAGCGCAGTGAGCAACCGGTCCTGTTCGAGGACGAAGTCGGCGACTGGGCGGTGAAGTGCCGCCAGTGTCAGCCCCATCATCAATTTTGCCAACTCAATCAGCACGGTTAAAAGGTAACTTTTCCTCCCGGGGAGACTCAATCCGGCGAATCTCCTAGCCCCAGCGTGTTAGAATTTTCATAGTCTCACCATGCATTCCGACCTTGCCCAACTCATGGATTTACAGCAGGTTGAGAACGAAATTGCGCGTCTCGCCGCTGAAGTGGCCGCCCTGCCAAAACATCTACACGCTATTGAAGCCAAGCTGAATTCCGCCAAGGACCGCGTCGAGAAGGCCAAAGCCGCCATAAAGGCGGACGAAATGGCCAAGCGCAAGTACGAATCGGAGATCCAGGGCCAGCACGAAAAAATTCGCAAGTTCCGCGAACAATCCTCTTCGGTCAAGACTAACGATCAATACCGCGCACTGATGAACGAGATTTCCTTTGCCGAACAGGAGATTCGCAGCCTGGAGGATAAGA
This window harbors:
- a CDS encoding Lrp/AsnC family transcriptional regulator, whose translation is MRSASHLLDHIGWHILQELQENARLPFAELGRRVGLSTPAVAERVRNMEDAGIIRGYRAEVDPKACGYNISAFIRVNVAGDKLQHFVELAKTCPEVLECHRVTGAESFVLKMAVTDMNHLESAIDSLMPYVATTTSMILSSAIVWGPVRPREEKPAEPSAKSRKKRGKAHARNR